TCTGTGCGCactgaaggtcttggcactagaatctatcggccccaacctagACCAAGTTgacagtttcctgagatgctttccatgcctggagaagctatatatcaaggtgatgctcctttcctattaaatgttaaccataagggagttcaattttcggtaccttttcccaagtttacaatgagaatgtactacgatttctgaaggaattaCCAACGATTTCAGTACACACATGTTTTCCTCCCATATTGGTTGCTtaattcatatggttacaattcataagcatttctcctttggattcatctgtattagttttcatagggaaatttccatccactccaacctcttgtgaagaagtctacatttttctagattgtaatcaaatgcccatgctAACCATGTAGGATCGAAGATGGCACGTCACTCTATTAGTGTATTTTagaaatcctgcaaaccaaataggcatgTAGTACTGTTCAAAACTACATGTGGGCACTAatacgttctcttcttttgcagataggATTATGCCCGATGGCGGATAATGTGATATAATATAACAATCACACCGAATGCCTTGATCTACATCTCctagaaattactttgaactcctaccaagggaccttaccagagattatattcatcaggttctttgttgtcagagcaagggtgctaaaggtaatgaggtttgcctacatttatttcacaaaaaatgaatggtttgttgatcagcgccgatGGCTGCAACAGAATGGAAAAGGCTCTGAAGAAGCataatttcattttggaacttttgttgacagagtaatcggaagtcactATGTCAAGCCCATACATGACATGTCaatggctgacccctttgcagaAATGATGAGGTTTTGAAAAAAGCATTACGAGTGGTAATATCAATTTGAACCTCTCTTGTGTTCATGTTCACCTAATCAGCGTGGGCGTCTGCAGCTGCATGaactgaatttcatttctaataccagtttaaaccttgtaatctttgaatttttgccatataactctggaatctGGACCTTGTAATATTTTGGGATTTTGTGCTACAATGGTTGAAATGGCATCGCATGAGACACATATATTGGTAGTACTATTTTGACCTTAGTATGCAATGGGCTTAGATTTTATTTACCATTGTCGAATGTGTTTCCCGTGTGGATCTCATCGCAAACGATCTATATAGCAGACTCGACAGTGATCTTCGAccttattgcacacagttggtttcttcaactgtgtgccctgtagagcgcagaattattgcactcgagtgtccatcattacccttctgtgtaactttgacctcatcacccacgggtaaacttattGTCGAACGTGTGCGCTGCTttaagtcattccacacacttcgtttttgcaaagctttttgccaataaacgcccacaatttgcccctcttctagccgacgtgTGGCCAAACTAACCGGGCGGGAAGCATGCGCGGTTGCCCATGATAACCTACGCGGTTACGCGGGAACATGCTCACCAATGATACATTTGGCGGCTCTTCGAGCCCATGCGTGGTCAAACGGAACGCGTGTGGGGTGCTCTAGCGTGCACTTGAATCCTCCGCTAGGAACGTGGTGACAAGACATGACAATTACAGGTCGGCCAGCCCCCTTTTATTACAGCGACCATTTAAGCCTTGTGTCCATTCAACCTTTCGATCACGCTCAAgtattgcaagaagcacacccacgacaacaaattcttagagggtatcctacGCGACTCCAGGCCATCCGAGCGGCGGTTCACCATGCATGCCATGGTGGACACCCGCCGAAGGTTCGGGAGCtttcggtggtgtacaccaacaacCTGATCTGGGTGGAGAAGTCCATCCACGCCATGTAGTTGTTGCTTGCTGCGGAGAactacaaggtggtcgggttcgacctcgagtacacctgcgctcgtgccgggtcttgTCACAAGGTCGCTATCGCCCAGATGTGTGTGCGCAATCacatcctcgtctaccactactgcctggccacaaggccttgcgagtgtttcaccaggtttgtcaacagcccccactacatatTCGCTACGTTGGACATCACCATCGATGTGAAGGTGAtcaagaattcgggcatcgcctgccagattcttttcgacatccagggccaatacaagatctggggcagtaAGATGCATGAGGACTCACGGGTTCACCTCACCGACGCCATCATCGACCCATACTACAAAGACATGCAGGATTCCTGCAACAAGTGCAAGCGTGCCTGGAACTTGGcttggatggagaaactcgacatagctctcacgtcgtgtacgcggccaaggagacATACATGAACTATGAGATATACAggcagatcgttgacatgaggaagtgcctccttccccaaaacggccagggatccagccggaagcaaaGCAATGGCAGCACGTCGTCAcaacaagaagtagatgattagatgatcatttctcctagtttagtatgcatgtaattgtttATTTTGGTGTGcgcaaatgttatgtgtgtagacACTTATGTGATTGTATGTTTAATCTGGTAATGCAATCATGTTCTTATAAGTATATATGGTGTTCTTCTGTAGACAGAGAGTAGATGTTGTGCGTTCAGagcaaatcacatcgcacacgaaCTAAACTAGACAAGccgtcggtgatgatttcatcaatcgcTGACAATTCTATACCAGCAAgcatttgcccacaacacacacgactTTTTAGCAGGAATCGTCCGTGTTGTTATCTGTCTTCTCATACATTTCTGATTACTAacatgtttgccgcgtatcacacacatcttgttaaattaacccatttctgttgtttgactcatcacaaacagttcatccgagtgagtTGTATGCGGCCTAccgacacaccttgatctgattgactgtttatgttgtgtttcctaatcacacatagttcatccgagtgaactgtatgctgtatatcgcacacaccttgatttggCTGGCCGTTTTTATTATCatgctcatcgcaaacagttcattcgagtgaattgtatgccatgtatcgcacacgcaactctaatatgAATCGTGTTTGATGTCTCGGCCACCGCAAACAGTTTGTATCATTTTTGATGGTTTtcttacaccaccgtttgcgattaatgcatcgcacatagtttcgtcaaagggtctctgattgtaccGTCACGTTTGGACCATCCTAGAGTAGTGTATGAGGCTAATTCAATCAAACTTGTATAAGTTATGGCGTGACAAATTATTATTCCAACCGAACACAATCCTTATTATATGACACCCTGTTGGCTCAAATCTCATGCAAATGATTAAATTCAaatgtagtactccctccattcccttatatAAAGCCACAAACTCAAATTACAGGTACCAAGGTAAAATTTAATGACTGATTTGCAAGTCCATTTTTCTTTTCGTTAATTGGGATCATTAATACACCCACATGCATGTAAGGAAGGAATTAGAAGGAAGTAGCATAGTGTCATTATGACTACATGCATGCAAGTATTACAACAGTTGGTAGTACGAGAAAACATCATTAATTTTTGCCTTGATTACAGTTAGTGCCTTGTATAGATGCAGATTGtatttttatagtggccttgtataaagGAATGGAGGGAATATGTGACATGGACTTGCGCTCCTCCAAATTGTGGCTATTTTTGTATGCATTCCGTAATATTTTGGACATCCTCGCTATTAAAAGAGAGTTGATCATTGTAAGCTCGCTTTCATCTCCACCTTTTTCCCACGCCCCTTCTCCCCTCACCTCCTGCATGAACTGAGTCAAATCAAATCTTATAAAAAACAGAACCAAATCCAAACTTTGCTTGCCTTACCCTTCCTATACCCCAAACCAAATCAAATATTGTCAAACCCCATCTAAATCAAAACATTCCTTGTCTTCCCTACACATAGTATAATCAAAAATATATCTTACCAAAATATTGAATATGATAGGTCTCATATTTATGTCGAACACATTTGGTGTCTAGCCACTTAGATATGGATGCCTCCGCTGAAATAAACGGGTAAATTAGCTAGTAACGTACAATATAATACTCACTTTGTTCCTTTATATTCCCGCCattcctttatataaggtgtatcTATTTTCTAATAAAATTGCATACTGTAAAGTGCTTTTTTTCAATTCCTCGTAATTCCCTTGTTAGCCCTCTAGAAAATGGTACGTATCTCTCGCCTGATTGTATGTAGCTCTCATTGTAGAAAAAGAAGAAAAGTATATGTCTGCCGATTGCATGTATCTCTTACTTTTCTGGACTAACCGATTTACTTGTCACTATTGAACAAATTTGCCAAGGGTAATTTTGTCCTAACATGTCTATAATTATGTGCCTTGGTAACCGTGACGAAAATAATACACCTTAcataaaggaacggagggagtataaggtgtatttgttttttcATAAAATTCCACAACGTGAGGTGCATTTCTTCTAATTCCTCGCAATTCCAGTTTTAGCCCTCCAGAAAAAGAAAAGTATCTCTCTCCTGATTGACTGTATCTCTTAATGTAGAGAAAAAAGTAAAGTATCTCTCTCCCGATTGTGTATATTTATTCCTTTCCTAGCCTAAAAGATTTACTTGTTGCTAATTGATGGATTAGCCAAGGGTAGTTTCATCCTAAATTATCTATAATAATATGCCTTGGTCACGGGGCCAAAAATAATACAACCTACATAAAGAAATGGAATAAGTAGTCGAAAATCCAGCTCTGCAACCGCACTgacgaaaaaaatcaaaacaaatactagaaaaattcaaaaaattccttTTTTTGTGTGGTAGACAATTTGTTGCCTGAGACCCGCTCCAAATTTCAAGTCATTTGGATATATgagcagctctcagcaaaaaagacaaattgggagtctgtaaaaatgtttactgtttatgtactgttttgacccgatttgtcttttttgctgagagctgatcagatgtccaaatgacttgaaatttggagcgggtctcacgcatcaaattttctaccacacaaaaaatttggaattttttgaattttttttgaattgtttACGAACTTTTTTCTAACAGAgtgcagatgagcctgggcaccAAAACGCCCTACTCGTAAGTAGTGTAATAATTACTAGTATAGTTAAGTATTTGAGGGCCTACTCTCGCGGTGTGGCGGTCGTCCTTTTTCCTCGGCCTAGATGCTACCATAAATGCGTAGTATTATGGTGCAACTTGTTATCATATATTCTCTCCTTTcaggtttatagggcttatctgaaaattttagtttttctaatttataagtctcaatttggTTGTTTCCCATCACATATTCAGATTTCAAGGTACAATAAATCATTACATGCAAGTATTAAGaaaaaattgaccaatgcatgtactttatgcatgcatgcattgcaactaatgcattgataaacacaATTTTTTGAAGAAAACAAACGCATTAATGGAGTGGTTTTGTAAACTACAAAAATTGTttcaccactcaccatctaccttggttcgtgagatttttgaattgagccctgtaaaccggaaaggaggtagtagtAGGTTTTGAAATCTCCTAACTGCATAGATGAATCGACATCTCGTACAAATGATGTAGCTCATTAACATAATACTTAAACTTCACACTAAATCTACCACATACTTTGATAAATAACTTGGAGTACATGAGTGAAGTTTATGTTTTCTCAAGATATTCCAATTCATTGTTTTAAAAGAAATTATGCCCTTTGAATCCCCGCAACGTTGTAATATGTGAAACATGAAAATATGTGTTACAACATGTTTTCTGTTTAAAGTGAGGATTTATTCAGATGGCAGCTATTTTCCTAGGGTCATTTTTTGGTAGATTTGAATCTATGGGTACTTATGCGGACATCGATTTGGATAATGAAGTTTGGGTCCTCAACAAGAGCACATACTTTTTACAATTCAATGCATACTTTTTTCGGCGAGAACGTGTACTTATGTAAAAACAAGTACAATGGACATTTTAagattgtaacgcccacgatgcggctatatctcccacgtgtcgaggcacgacttagaggcataaccgcatagtgggcGTTACAAAGATGCACCCTGATTTTGTGTCTCAAGATATAGTAGAAATTTTATATAAACGGGACTTGACCAAATCACATCTAAATCCTATCGCACCACTTGATTTTTATAAAGATTTGTGCATGTTTTTTTGTTTGATTACTCAAATGATGTGTAGAAGTTAGATAAGATTTTGTTAtttctcatctagatgagatttGGCAAATCCAAAAAAAATTAATACATGACATGTCGATTTTCTATTCACGTGCATTTCAATCAGGTTTAGTTACTTGATCATCATTCTTCTAATCCCTAAAATTCGTAATTATTATAATCAAATGTGACCCTAAAACCACGTAATAAAATATGGGATTTTTTGCCACCACTTATTTTGTACTTTGACAATTTGCCATTGGTTACTTTGTCTTTGATATTTTGCCACAACTTTTTTGGGACTTTGATTTTTTGCCCTCTGTCAGGTGGGTTCCATGTAAAATTACCAGAATACCCCTGCCCCACACATTGACCAGACCACGAATGGGAGAGGCTCATCCCCTTCCTCTCGCACTGGTCGCTCGTCCCCTCGTTCTCGGGAGCCCGTCCCCGACGGCAGCATCACGCAGCGACGGCTGCATCCTGGCGAGGAAGGTAAGTACTCTCTCTCCCGCCCCCTTCCCTCGGCCACTTAGGGTTAGGGTTACCAGTGCACAGATTCAACGGCGCGGCGGGTAGCAGCAAGGTGAGCCTGCGTGAAGCACCAAGGGCCGGCGCGGGGAGCTGAAACGGCCGGCGGTGGGTTGCGTGAAGCACCAAGGGCCGGTGCGGGGAGCAGCAACGGCCGGCGGCGGGCAGCAGCACCGGCCGACGGCGGGCAGCAGCAAGGGCCGGCGgcgagcagcagcacgagcaagggcggcggcggcagggagtgCCTACCCAGCGGCTTGGGAAATATGAACGAGAGCTCCTTCGTTTGGTCAAACAGGTGCCAAGGGGTAGTTTGGCCACTGTTTTTAGGCATATAATTTCACTTACAATTTAAATGATTGTTTTTGAGGCAAAAAGGGTAAAAGATCAAAGTCCAAACTAAGTTGTGGCAAAAAATCAATTACTATGTAACCAGTGGCAAATTGTCAAAGAGCAAAGTAAACTGTGGCAAAAAATCAAATTGCCCTAAAATATGAAGTTGTGCGAACTAAGGATACCTCAGATGGGTAGGTTATTTATGGTGGAACCAATCCACTGATCAAGTTTTAGACCTGGCCTCATATTTTCTAGATTTATTTCAGTCTTTCCGGCGATGTTTATTCCGTGTGAGGAGGCATTCCTATCGACTATAAAGGTGTTTACGGTGACTTCGTCAATCCCAAGATGTTGTGCCGATTCAGTATCTCAGAGTGCTGGTAGAAATAGCGTGTGCATGTCTTTATAGGGATAAGtttatgtgtgtgtatataggcATTGTACTTTACTAGAAAAAAAAAAGTTGTTTGGTTGCACTGCACCACGGAAAAGGCAGATTGTCGTTTCAACATATCGATCCGTTGTATGCCATGTTTGCGAATAAATTCGATTTGGACTAATCAAAAAATTTGATTCGGTAAATATTTTCATATTCAAATCTAACAAGTTCTATAGGAAACATGTTGAATAATTTTTTTCTTGAAATTCAAATAAAAGAGACCTAAGGTGTATCGTTGTTACGAATAATATTTCTCTCTTGTACGAGGAAGCTCAGGTTACGCTATTTTCTCTTTGTTTAAGTAGTACTACAAGATACTTTTCTTTTTCAGAAAatccctactcttttgcaaaaaggaaaaaaagcaATGATTCACCAGTCCTTAGTCCGATTCTCCTTTTTGGTCTTCCTCCTTCCTTTATAAGGACCGGGGGACCGGGTGCCTCTCTATTTCTCCTTCAGCTCTCCTTTGTTCGCCTTCCTCCTTCACCTCCAGCCCAAAGACAATGGCCGCCTCCGCCGTCTCCCGCCTCAACCCCATAGCCTCGCCTTACCTTCCGATGACACTCGCTCCCACGTGGTGCTACCCCTCTCCTTTCTCCTACCTGCCGCCTCCGGCCCCACTCCCGCCGGCGCACGGGTGGCCTTTTGCCTACGGCGGCGACTGGTGCCACACAGTGGGGATGCCCTCGTTCCCGCTGCAGACAGCATACGGGCACCCCGCTCCATTGATGGTTTATTGCTGCACggcgccgccaccgccaccgcaaTCGGCGACCCGTTGTCGAATCACGGAGATCATCGAGGACGGAGGCGAGGTAGCCTCGAAGGAAGAGGTCAGGGACGAGCCTTCCCCGCGCTCCGTCCTCACTCCTTGGAGCAGGGATCCGCCCACTTCGCCCCTGCCACCGCGAGCGCCGCTTCTGCGCCCCCCGCCGCGTACGTCTTCCGCGGGCAAACCTCGCCGCCGCCAGTGGCCACGCCTCGCCTTCAACCCCAAAGAGAATAACACGTCCCTGATGATTCGCAATATTCCCAATAAATTTATGTATGTAATACTAGTTGTTTGCCCTCTTTGTTTGATCGATCTCATGTCacctagctagttcatgctcgATATTTTTGGGTCTTCTGCTTAAAGATTGGCTTCATATGGGACATTGCAGGAAGAGGAGATTCATGGCTATCCTCGACCAGCACTGCGCCGAGGAGAACGCCAagctcggcggcgacggcgaaggGGTCAGGTCCGAGTACGACTTCCTCTACGTCCCCGTCGACTTCGGGTATGATTGCTAGCGGTTTCCCCTCCCGAGAGTTACTTTCCATacaatcaatgctaccttttCCTACTCTTTGAATCCAATCCGTGTGCACCTTTTTGATGAGGTTTATTGTCTTTTGCACAGGACGAGGTTCAACAAGGGCTACGCCTTCGTGAAcatgacgacggcggcggcggcgcggcggctccaCGCGCACCTCAACGGCCACCGCTGGGAGGCCGCGGGCTCCAAGAAGGTGTGCGACGTCGTGCACGCGCGCCTGGAGGTACGCGCCTAGTTACTGCTCGCTCTGGCTCGTCGGTTCAATCTCCCCGTCGCGTGCTGCGCGCTAATTAATGTCCGCCATCATCATGTAATTGGATTGGGGTTCGTAATTCGTATCGCATGCAGGGGCTGGACGGGCTCGTGGCGCACTTCTCCGCGTCGTGGTTCCCCTGCGGCGGCCGCAAGGATTTCCTGCCGGTGCGCTTCGAGCCGCCGCGCGACGGCGTGCGTTGGACGGCGGAGCACGTGGTCGGCCACCTCCAGCCTCGCCGCTCCTGCTGATGGAAGCGCTCGTCGGCGGCCGCCGGCCAGCGGGCCTGGGTAAACTATCAATCAATCTTTCTTGCATTCTGTCCTCGTCCATGCCATGGATGGATAGAACGGGAGATAGATTATATCGCCTCATCATTCCATGTGTTCTACAAAGTGTCGTTCCTCCTGGTTTAGTCAGTCACTAGAATCTGGTAGAACTAGTAGTAGCAGAAGTGTTCAGTCCGTGTCCTAGAATCCCCTTGTTGTATGACATGCCGGTGTGCGCGCGGCACCTCTGAACTGATGGCCTCTCGCCAGGAAATTTAAATCTCTGTTGTTGTATTACGTGTGCAAATTTCCAGCGAATCAAAGAGGTC
This sequence is a window from Aegilops tauschii subsp. strangulata cultivar AL8/78 chromosome 7, Aet v6.0, whole genome shotgun sequence. Protein-coding genes within it:
- the LOC109753116 gene encoding protein MEI2-like 6 translates to MAASAVSRLNPIASPYLPMTLAPTWCYPSPFSYLPPPAPLPPAHGWPFAYGGDWCHTVGMPSFPLQTAYGHPAPLMVYCCTAPPPPPQSATRCRITEIIEDGGEVASKEEVRDEPSPRSVLTPWSRDPPTSPLPPRAPLLRPPPRTSSAGKPRRRQWPRLAFNPKENNTSLMIRNIPNKFMKRRFMAILDQHCAEENAKLGGDGEGVRSEYDFLYVPVDFGTRFNKGYAFVNMTTAAAARRLHAHLNGHRWEAAGSKKVCDVVHARLEGLDGLVAHFSASWFPCGGRKDFLPVRFEPPRDGVRWTAEHVVGHLQPRRSC